From the Lysobacter sp. FW306-1B-D06B genome, one window contains:
- a CDS encoding phasin family protein: MAKFKKATKKTTASGTRGRAKAKDDAQQQAEQLSSKLSESAQQIWLAGVGAFSRAQAEGTKLFDALIKEGMSLEQTARRFAGGQADAVRDVVGSRVGQARERASDTWDRLEKVFEDRVQRALVKLGVPGRDDLNDLSRRVDALTAELRRQGGAAPRKSPARKSASKQATQSPAARKSPRKAPKAKPAS, encoded by the coding sequence ATGGCGAAGTTCAAGAAGGCGACCAAGAAGACCACCGCGTCGGGCACCCGTGGTCGCGCCAAGGCCAAGGACGACGCGCAACAGCAGGCCGAGCAGCTCTCGAGCAAGCTGAGCGAGTCGGCACAGCAGATCTGGCTGGCCGGCGTGGGCGCGTTCTCGCGCGCGCAGGCCGAAGGCACCAAGCTGTTCGATGCGCTGATCAAGGAAGGCATGTCGCTGGAGCAGACCGCACGCCGGTTCGCCGGCGGCCAGGCCGATGCCGTACGCGATGTCGTCGGCTCCCGGGTCGGCCAGGCGCGCGAGCGCGCGTCGGACACCTGGGACCGTCTGGAGAAGGTGTTCGAAGATCGCGTGCAGCGGGCGCTGGTGAAGCTCGGCGTGCCGGGCCGCGACGACCTCAACGACCTCAGCCGCCGCGTCGACGCGCTCACCGCCGAACTGCGCCGCCAGGGCGGCGCCGCGCCGCGCAAGTCGCCGGCACGCAAGTCCGCCAGCAAGCAGGCGACGCAGTCGCCGGCCGCGCGCAAGTCGCCGCGCAAGGCCCCCAAGGCCAAGCCCGCTTCCTGA
- a CDS encoding restriction endonuclease, translated as MLDGFSLTIAILVTLLLGAAATAWLWRVRRRQEEAAAGIDALAAMRWREFARLVVEALHSRGFEAESVEQTLEHGPQAEVHLRLDGRPWLLSCKLAGARSRLGVASVRELADAVRFNAAAGGILATPARIDADARRSAAGLEFYDGNALWALVGPMLPASLRDDITANARRSSVRETALAWAGAVVIGVLVGFVLAMIGNGTVTAQAPSQSVAPAAPTASPKPAAPAATDPALAPPADPNRDQFERGEVIQAITTLPWVERVLWSTSSTLLIQQSEDVDQLQVEEVCSVLARYDALRASRLQLQPPAGSERKVRFLQCRSY; from the coding sequence ATGCTCGACGGCTTCTCACTGACGATCGCGATCCTGGTCACCCTGCTGCTGGGCGCCGCGGCGACGGCATGGCTCTGGCGGGTGAGACGGCGACAGGAAGAAGCGGCGGCCGGCATCGACGCACTGGCCGCCATGCGCTGGCGCGAGTTCGCGCGGCTGGTGGTCGAGGCCCTGCATTCGCGCGGCTTCGAAGCCGAGTCGGTCGAACAGACGCTCGAGCATGGTCCGCAGGCGGAAGTGCACCTGCGCCTGGACGGCCGTCCGTGGTTGCTCTCCTGCAAGCTGGCCGGTGCACGTTCGCGCCTGGGCGTGGCCAGCGTGCGCGAGCTGGCCGATGCGGTGCGTTTCAACGCCGCCGCCGGCGGCATCCTCGCCACCCCGGCGCGTATCGATGCCGACGCCCGCCGCAGCGCCGCCGGCCTGGAGTTCTACGACGGCAACGCGTTGTGGGCGCTGGTCGGCCCGATGCTTCCGGCTTCGCTGCGCGATGACATCACCGCCAATGCGCGCCGCAGCAGCGTGCGCGAAACCGCATTGGCGTGGGCGGGTGCAGTCGTGATCGGCGTGCTCGTGGGCTTCGTGCTGGCGATGATCGGCAACGGCACGGTGACGGCCCAGGCCCCTTCGCAGTCGGTGGCTCCGGCCGCGCCGACCGCTTCGCCCAAGCCGGCCGCACCGGCGGCAACCGATCCCGCGCTCGCTCCGCCGGCCGATCCGAACCGCGACCAGTTCGAACGCGGCGAGGTCATCCAGGCCATCACGACCCTGCCGTGGGTCGAACGCGTGCTGTGGTCGACCAGCTCCACGCTGCTGATCCAGCAGAGCGAGGACGTGGACCAGCTCCAGGTGGAGGAAGTCTGCAGCGTGCTCGCACGCTACGACGCGCTGCGGGCCTCGCGCCTGCAGTTGCAGCCACCGGCGGGGAGCGAGCGGAAGGTGCGGTTCCTGCAGTGCAGGTCGTATTGA
- a CDS encoding SDR family oxidoreductase, whose product MSYFVTGATGFIGRFLVTRLLKQRKGAVYVLLRKDSRKKLDAIAKKMAWDMKRVIPVEGDMTQERCGVSAAQLKSLNGKVKHFFHLAAIYDLTAKPEAQHAANIDGTRHALDLAVALKAEVFHHTSSIAAAGLYPGVFREDMFDEAEGLDDPYLRTKHESEGLVRKETRLKWRIYRPGMVVGHSQTGEMDKIDGPYYFFTFLKKLREMLPPWMPMLGLEGGRINIVPVDYVVDAMDHIAHKPRLDGHCFHLTDPEPMRVGEVLNTFARAGHSPEMTMRIDARMFAFIPGSVRGAVANLPPVRRFIGMLLRDFKIPKQVMKFITYPTRFDNREAERALKGSGIQVPALESYAWRLWDYWERHLDPDLFVDRSLKGKVRNKVVVITGGSSGIGLATAQRVAEAGAITVIVARGEDELFKARDAMNAAGGKIFAYTADLADMDDCDRLVKTVLEEHGRCDVLVNNAGRSIRRSIELSYDRFHDFERTMQLNYFGSLRLIMGFMPGMTQRRKGHIINISSIGVLANSPRFSAYVASKAALDAWSRCAQGELSGKGISFTTINMPLVKTPMIAPTKMYDSVPTLTPDEAADLVVKGIIERPSRIATRLGIFASVINALAPKAYEVIMSTAFELFPDSAAARGDKAALKGEVKPSSEQIAFAALMRGVHW is encoded by the coding sequence ATGAGTTACTTCGTCACCGGCGCCACGGGTTTCATCGGCCGCTTCCTCGTCACGCGATTGCTCAAGCAGCGCAAGGGCGCGGTGTACGTGCTGCTGCGCAAGGACTCGCGCAAGAAGCTCGACGCCATCGCGAAGAAGATGGCATGGGACATGAAGCGCGTGATCCCCGTCGAAGGCGACATGACGCAGGAAAGGTGTGGCGTCAGCGCCGCGCAGCTCAAATCGCTCAATGGGAAGGTGAAGCACTTCTTCCATCTGGCCGCGATCTACGACCTCACCGCCAAGCCCGAAGCGCAGCACGCCGCCAACATCGACGGCACCCGGCACGCGCTCGATCTGGCAGTGGCGCTGAAGGCCGAGGTGTTCCATCACACCAGCTCGATCGCCGCCGCGGGCCTGTACCCGGGCGTCTTCCGCGAGGACATGTTCGACGAGGCCGAAGGCCTGGATGATCCGTACCTTCGCACCAAGCACGAGTCCGAGGGCCTGGTGCGAAAGGAGACGCGCCTGAAGTGGCGTATCTATCGCCCCGGCATGGTCGTCGGCCATTCGCAGACGGGCGAAATGGACAAGATCGACGGCCCGTACTACTTCTTCACCTTCCTCAAGAAGCTGCGCGAGATGCTGCCGCCGTGGATGCCGATGCTCGGCCTGGAAGGCGGCCGCATCAACATCGTGCCGGTGGACTACGTGGTGGACGCGATGGACCACATCGCCCACAAGCCGCGCCTGGACGGGCATTGCTTCCACCTGACCGATCCCGAGCCCATGCGCGTGGGCGAAGTCCTCAACACCTTCGCCCGTGCCGGTCACTCGCCGGAGATGACCATGCGCATCGACGCGCGCATGTTCGCCTTCATCCCCGGCAGCGTGCGCGGCGCGGTGGCGAACCTGCCGCCGGTGCGGCGCTTCATCGGCATGCTGCTGCGCGATTTCAAGATTCCCAAGCAGGTGATGAAGTTCATCACCTATCCCACGCGCTTCGACAACCGCGAGGCCGAGCGCGCGCTCAAAGGCAGCGGCATCCAGGTGCCGGCGCTGGAGAGCTACGCCTGGCGATTGTGGGACTACTGGGAACGCCACCTCGACCCGGACCTGTTCGTCGACCGCAGCCTCAAGGGCAAGGTGCGCAACAAGGTCGTGGTGATCACGGGCGGTTCGTCGGGCATCGGCCTGGCTACCGCGCAGCGCGTGGCTGAGGCCGGGGCCATCACGGTCATCGTCGCGCGCGGCGAGGACGAACTGTTCAAGGCGCGCGACGCGATGAACGCCGCCGGCGGCAAGATCTTCGCCTACACCGCCGACCTGGCCGACATGGACGACTGCGACCGCCTGGTGAAGACGGTGCTGGAGGAACACGGCCGCTGCGACGTGCTGGTCAACAACGCCGGCCGTTCGATCCGCCGCTCGATCGAACTGAGCTACGACCGCTTCCACGATTTCGAGCGCACCATGCAGCTGAACTACTTCGGCAGCCTGCGCCTGATCATGGGCTTCATGCCGGGCATGACCCAGCGCCGCAAGGGCCACATCATCAACATCAGCTCGATCGGCGTGCTGGCTAACTCACCGCGCTTCTCGGCCTACGTGGCCTCGAAGGCGGCGCTGGATGCATGGAGCCGCTGCGCGCAGGGCGAACTGTCGGGCAAGGGCATCAGCTTCACCACGATCAACATGCCGTTGGTGAAAACCCCGATGATCGCGCCGACCAAGATGTACGACAGCGTGCCCACGCTGACGCCCGACGAGGCCGCCGACCTGGTGGTGAAGGGCATCATCGAGCGGCCCAGCCGCATCGCCACGCGCCTGGGCATCTTCGCCTCGGTCATCAACGCGCTGGCGCCGAAAGCCTACGAAGTGATCATGAGCACCGCGTTCGAACTGTTCCCCGACTCGGCGGCGGCGCGTGGCGACAAGGCGGCGTTGAAGGGCGAGGTGAAACCGAGCAGCGAGCAGATCGCGTTCGCGGCGTTGATGCGGGGCGTGCACTGGTAG
- a CDS encoding acyl-CoA-binding protein — MTDLQTAFEQAAKDVQSLPERPDNDTLLRLYALYKQGSEGDISGPKPGFFDFVGTAKYEAWAKLKGTCSDEAKQKYVDLVKKLHA; from the coding sequence ATGACCGATCTGCAGACTGCCTTCGAACAAGCCGCCAAGGATGTCCAGTCGCTGCCGGAACGTCCCGACAACGACACGCTGTTGCGCCTGTACGCGCTCTACAAACAGGGCTCGGAGGGCGACATCAGCGGGCCCAAGCCGGGCTTCTTCGATTTCGTCGGTACCGCGAAGTACGAGGCCTGGGCCAAGCTCAAGGGCACGTGCAGCGACGAGGCCAAGCAGAAGTACGTCGACCTCGTGAAGAAGCTGCACGCCTGA
- a CDS encoding TetR/AcrR family transcriptional regulator, giving the protein MAKQTRQRILDSALTMFNALGEPNVTTNHIADELEISPGNLYYHFRNKDDIIEQLFARFEERMDAALAAPQGRLPGLEDIWLQLHLVFECIWDYRFLHRDLVEILSRNRRLRLRFARILRRADEQAHTVMQGLVHAGIMRASKDELAATATNVLVIATFWLNYAAARGDKDEHAAIRDGIVQVMMLLAPFLRDAERVHLNTLTRAYID; this is encoded by the coding sequence ATGGCGAAGCAGACCCGCCAGCGCATCCTCGACAGCGCATTGACGATGTTCAATGCGCTCGGCGAGCCCAACGTCACCACCAACCATATCGCCGACGAGCTGGAGATCAGCCCGGGCAACCTGTACTACCACTTCCGCAACAAGGACGACATCATCGAGCAGCTGTTCGCGCGCTTCGAGGAGCGCATGGACGCCGCGCTCGCCGCGCCGCAGGGTCGCCTGCCTGGGCTGGAGGACATCTGGCTGCAGTTGCACCTGGTGTTCGAATGCATCTGGGATTACCGCTTCCTGCATCGCGACCTGGTGGAGATCCTCAGCCGCAACCGGCGTTTGCGCCTGCGTTTCGCACGCATCCTGCGCCGGGCCGACGAGCAGGCGCACACGGTGATGCAGGGCCTGGTGCACGCCGGGATCATGCGCGCTTCCAAGGACGAACTGGCCGCCACGGCGACCAACGTGCTGGTCATCGCCACGTTCTGGCTGAACTACGCGGCCGCACGCGGCGACAAGGACGAGCACGCCGCGATACGCGACGGCATCGTGCAGGTGATGATGCTGCTGGCGCCGTTCCTGCGCGATGCGGAACGCGTGCACCTCAATACGCTGACGCGGGCCTATATCGACTAG
- a CDS encoding response regulator transcription factor, whose protein sequence is MDDHAIVREGFKRLFHNSARYEVVAEAGDAARALEILRSRPIDVAVIDLSLSTADGGLVLLRALSKHMPHIKRVVVSMHDDPGVVLRSLDEGAQGYVTKSVAISELVSILDRVMRGEVALSSDVSQAIERPRDFGLTQRELETLRGLLSELPPKAIAADLGISVKTLYRHRTSLMEKLGARTLPALARAARERGYLGMLHPEL, encoded by the coding sequence GTGGACGACCACGCGATTGTCCGGGAAGGCTTCAAACGCCTCTTCCACAACTCCGCACGCTACGAAGTCGTGGCCGAAGCCGGCGATGCGGCGCGGGCGCTCGAAATCCTGCGTTCGCGCCCCATCGACGTGGCCGTCATCGACCTGAGCTTGTCGACGGCCGACGGCGGCCTAGTTCTGTTGCGCGCGCTCTCCAAGCACATGCCGCATATCAAGCGGGTGGTGGTGAGCATGCACGACGACCCCGGTGTGGTGCTGCGCTCCCTTGACGAGGGCGCGCAGGGCTACGTGACCAAGAGCGTGGCGATTTCGGAACTGGTGAGCATCCTGGACCGCGTCATGCGAGGCGAGGTCGCACTCAGCAGCGACGTCAGCCAGGCGATCGAGCGACCGCGCGACTTCGGGCTCACGCAGCGCGAACTGGAAACGCTGCGCGGCCTGCTTTCGGAGCTTCCTCCGAAGGCGATTGCTGCGGACCTGGGCATCAGCGTGAAGACGCTCTATCGCCACCGCACCAGCCTCATGGAGAAGCTGGGCGCACGCACGCTGCCGGCCCTCGCGCGCGCGGCGCGGGAGCGGGGTTACCTGGGGATGCTGCACCCGGAGCTGTAG
- the arsC gene encoding arsenate reductase (glutaredoxin) (This arsenate reductase requires both glutathione and glutaredoxin to convert arsenate to arsenite, after which the efflux transporter formed by ArsA and ArsB can extrude the arsenite from the cell, providing resistance.) produces the protein MNGTRLYHNPRCSKSRGALELLRERGITPEVVAYLDTPPSASELRELLAALGLPARALLRTGEEEYATLGLAEESLSEAALIDAMSTHPRLIERPIFVHGGRAVIGRPPELVLTLLD, from the coding sequence ATGAACGGAACACGCCTGTACCACAACCCCCGTTGCTCCAAGTCCCGTGGCGCCCTGGAACTGCTGCGCGAACGCGGCATCACGCCCGAGGTCGTCGCCTACCTCGACACGCCGCCGTCAGCTTCGGAACTGCGCGAACTGCTCGCCGCGCTCGGCCTGCCGGCACGCGCCCTGCTGCGCACGGGAGAAGAGGAGTACGCCACGTTGGGCCTGGCGGAAGAATCCTTGTCGGAAGCCGCCCTGATCGACGCCATGAGCACCCATCCGCGGCTCATCGAACGCCCCATCTTCGTGCACGGCGGACGCGCTGTTATCGGGCGCCCGCCGGAACTGGTTCTCACCCTGCTCGACTGA
- a CDS encoding nucleotide sugar dehydrogenase, giving the protein MQAKVVIAVVGLGYVGLPLAIEFGRQFRVIGYDIDSSRVAQLTQGLDINGEEGELEISSARQLALTDDVSSLRACNVFIVTVPTPVDSHKRPDFRQLLEASRAIGPALKPGDTVIYESTVYPGATEEICVPELERTSGLVFNRDFFVGYSPERINPGDKQRRLVDIPKVTSGSTPETAEFVDALYRSIIKAGTHKVSSIRVAEASKVIENTQRDANIALVNEFALIFQRLGIDTTEVLEAAGTKWNFLPFRPGLVGGHCIGVDPYYLIQKAQAAGYYPDILLACRRINDAMGEHVATDVVKLMIQRDIAVAGARILILGLTFKENCADLRNTRVVELAQKFKEYRAAVDIHDPRADAEEARAAYGIELVASPEQGAYDAVILAVAHDEFRTLGVQGARAFGRPHALLYDIKSLYPRDGVDARL; this is encoded by the coding sequence ATGCAGGCCAAGGTAGTTATCGCCGTTGTCGGCCTTGGGTATGTGGGACTGCCGCTGGCTATCGAATTTGGTCGCCAGTTTAGAGTAATCGGATATGACATCGACTCGAGCCGGGTGGCCCAGCTGACGCAGGGCCTGGACATCAACGGCGAGGAGGGCGAGTTGGAAATTTCGTCAGCGCGGCAGTTGGCGCTGACGGATGATGTCTCCAGTCTTCGCGCGTGCAATGTTTTTATTGTCACCGTCCCCACGCCAGTCGATAGCCATAAGCGTCCGGATTTTCGCCAGCTTCTCGAAGCGAGTCGTGCCATTGGCCCTGCTCTCAAGCCCGGCGACACGGTGATCTACGAGTCCACCGTCTACCCCGGCGCCACGGAAGAGATTTGCGTACCAGAGCTGGAGCGCACCTCCGGCCTCGTCTTCAACCGCGATTTTTTCGTCGGCTACAGTCCGGAGCGCATTAATCCGGGGGACAAGCAGCGCAGGCTGGTCGACATTCCGAAGGTGACGTCCGGCTCGACGCCGGAAACCGCGGAATTCGTCGACGCGCTTTACCGCAGCATCATCAAGGCCGGGACGCACAAGGTATCCAGCATCCGGGTGGCCGAGGCCTCGAAGGTCATCGAGAACACCCAGCGCGACGCAAACATCGCGCTGGTGAACGAGTTCGCGTTGATCTTCCAGCGGCTAGGCATCGACACCACCGAAGTTCTGGAAGCGGCCGGCACCAAGTGGAACTTCCTGCCGTTCCGGCCTGGATTGGTGGGCGGGCACTGCATCGGGGTCGATCCGTATTACCTGATCCAGAAGGCGCAGGCTGCCGGCTATTACCCGGACATTCTCCTGGCCTGCCGGCGCATCAACGATGCGATGGGAGAACACGTCGCGACCGACGTCGTGAAGCTGATGATCCAGCGCGACATCGCCGTTGCCGGGGCGCGCATTCTGATCCTGGGGCTCACTTTCAAGGAAAACTGCGCGGATCTGCGCAACACGCGCGTGGTCGAGCTGGCGCAGAAGTTTAAGGAGTACCGCGCCGCTGTCGATATCCACGATCCGCGGGCGGATGCCGAGGAGGCGCGTGCGGCCTATGGCATCGAGCTAGTTGCGTCGCCCGAACAGGGCGCCTACGACGCGGTGATCCTCGCCGTGGCACATGACGAATTCCGTACGCTGGGGGTGCAGGGGGCTCGCGCGTTCGGCCGGCCGCATGCGCTGCTTTACGACATCAAGAGCCTGTATCCGCGCGACGGAGTGGACGCGCGGCTGTAA
- a CDS encoding tetratricopeptide repeat protein: MRVEGNVGAPLGPDRLVAAAGLAPGDPTTLRADAKRALKDRPVDGQAYRLLAQVADAEGNPAQAERLYRVAIKRDPREWVAQMMLTDTALSAGAAGEAVEHLDAALRVAPFIGSDVLTAFLPHLSDAAIRDAMAAVLASNPPWAGSLMTALRDPTVQADHVEALMATLSRLRPLNETERSVRIEALVRLGRPREARAVWFQSLGQSERRASSDLYNGGFEAAEQAEGRFSWRWSSQPGMDIAVDRTNPHSGSQALRIDFSGRPVELKGPEQWVALEAGIYTLSAWTYDTTDTTRPFLWKLSCASGTQLATIELSTVKPPKWSQDQARFEVPPNCPMQRLVLSHASRSMEERRLGGSLLIDDIVVRKVPLASAGSSAIRTQ; the protein is encoded by the coding sequence ATGCGCGTCGAAGGCAACGTTGGTGCTCCACTGGGGCCCGATAGGCTTGTTGCCGCCGCTGGGCTGGCGCCGGGTGACCCGACAACTCTCCGTGCCGACGCCAAACGGGCATTGAAAGACAGGCCGGTCGATGGCCAGGCTTATCGCCTTCTCGCCCAAGTGGCGGACGCAGAGGGCAATCCTGCTCAGGCCGAGAGGCTGTATCGAGTGGCGATCAAACGCGATCCACGGGAGTGGGTCGCGCAGATGATGCTGACCGACACCGCGTTGTCGGCCGGAGCGGCCGGCGAAGCCGTCGAGCATCTGGATGCCGCGCTCCGGGTCGCTCCCTTCATTGGAAGCGACGTGCTCACGGCCTTTCTCCCGCACCTGTCGGATGCTGCGATACGGGACGCGATGGCAGCTGTTCTGGCGTCGAACCCACCGTGGGCAGGTTCGCTGATGACGGCATTGCGTGATCCCACCGTGCAGGCGGACCACGTCGAAGCCCTGATGGCAACCCTCTCAAGGCTGCGACCGTTGAACGAGACCGAGCGCTCGGTCCGCATCGAGGCCTTGGTGCGGCTGGGCCGTCCACGTGAGGCAAGGGCAGTCTGGTTTCAGTCGCTAGGACAGAGCGAACGGCGAGCGTCGAGTGATCTATACAACGGTGGATTCGAAGCCGCGGAGCAAGCCGAAGGGAGGTTTTCATGGCGATGGTCCTCGCAACCCGGCATGGACATTGCCGTGGACCGGACGAATCCGCACTCTGGATCGCAAGCATTGCGAATTGACTTCAGCGGAAGACCGGTCGAGCTCAAAGGGCCGGAGCAGTGGGTCGCGCTGGAAGCCGGAATCTACACATTGTCTGCATGGACATACGACACCACTGACACGACGCGTCCATTTCTATGGAAGCTGAGTTGTGCGTCGGGAACACAACTGGCGACCATCGAGCTATCGACCGTGAAGCCACCAAAGTGGTCGCAAGATCAAGCGCGGTTCGAAGTTCCCCCGAACTGCCCCATGCAGAGGCTGGTTCTCTCGCATGCATCTCGATCCATGGAGGAGCGTCGTCTGGGCGGATCGTTGCTCATCGACGACATCGTCGTGAGAAAAGTTCCATTGGCTTCCGCGGGCAGCTCTGCGATTCGGACGCAATAA
- a CDS encoding polysaccharide biosynthesis tyrosine autokinase, whose translation MNALVENALPESVDGDEINLLQYAQILRQRWKWLVGAASATLLISILFSLLATPSYRASSTLQIERDTIKVVAFEGLEPTESPLDRDFYQTQYELLKSRSLAHRVIQDLRLEDNPVYAKEVEVADEESSDRNGGKPLSPGLRKQALELALIEPVLESLTIEPVRNSRLVRVNFDSTDPDLAARITNAYADAFIATNLERRFQASSYAKKYLEERLAQLKGKLEDSEKQLVAFSTREQIVSVGDDKPSLDAQNLGDLNAALAGAQGARMKAEALWRQANSGDGMGLPQVVTNQLIQKLREQRATLQSEYQNKLATFKPDYPDMVQLQQQIEEATRQIQAEVGHIRTAIKIDYEAALAQEGLLKNRISGLKGDVLDLQSRSIQYNILKREAGKNRELYDALLQRYKEIGVAGSIGANNISIIDKAMPPDKAAFPRRLLNTAIGLVVGLLLGVMLAFLVHFLDNTVHDTKRLEDLTGLPVLGAIPRLGEGESPSAASADLRSPFSEAYRSVRTALQFATTHGLPRSMLITSAGPSEGKSTSALELAHNIAQLGKRVVLVDADLRGASLHKTLGIPAAKGLSSLLSGACSPWDAVQELRDRRFSVIPSGPLPPNPPELLGGGALPSLLQQLYERFDVVVLDGPPVLGLADAPLLANHAEATLLIAAAESTRSDALRAALQRLQFARARLVGTVLTRFNQDRSDKSYGYGSYEYGGSAA comes from the coding sequence ATGAACGCGCTAGTCGAAAATGCTCTGCCCGAGTCGGTGGATGGGGACGAGATCAACTTGCTCCAGTACGCGCAGATCCTGCGCCAACGCTGGAAATGGCTGGTGGGCGCTGCTAGTGCGACTCTCCTGATCTCAATTCTGTTCAGCCTGCTCGCGACACCGTCCTACCGTGCCTCGTCGACGCTGCAGATCGAACGCGACACGATCAAGGTCGTCGCATTCGAGGGGCTGGAGCCTACGGAATCGCCTCTCGATCGTGACTTCTACCAGACCCAGTACGAACTGCTGAAGAGCCGCTCGCTGGCGCATCGCGTCATCCAGGACCTGCGACTTGAGGATAATCCTGTCTACGCGAAAGAGGTTGAAGTGGCGGATGAAGAATCATCCGATCGAAACGGAGGAAAGCCCCTTTCGCCGGGGCTTCGCAAGCAGGCGCTGGAACTGGCACTGATCGAGCCGGTGCTGGAATCGCTGACGATCGAACCGGTCCGAAACTCGCGTCTGGTTCGCGTGAACTTTGACTCTACCGACCCGGATCTCGCGGCGCGCATCACCAATGCCTACGCGGACGCGTTCATCGCGACCAACCTGGAACGGCGCTTCCAGGCGTCATCCTATGCCAAGAAGTACCTTGAGGAGCGCCTCGCGCAGTTGAAAGGAAAGCTCGAGGATTCGGAGAAACAGCTCGTCGCATTCTCCACCCGGGAACAAATCGTTTCCGTAGGGGATGACAAGCCATCGCTGGATGCGCAGAACCTGGGCGACCTCAATGCGGCGCTGGCCGGTGCCCAGGGCGCACGGATGAAGGCGGAGGCGCTTTGGCGCCAGGCCAACAGCGGCGATGGCATGGGCCTTCCACAGGTTGTCACGAATCAGCTCATCCAGAAGTTGCGGGAGCAGCGGGCGACGCTGCAGTCGGAATACCAGAACAAGCTCGCCACGTTCAAGCCCGACTATCCGGACATGGTGCAGTTGCAGCAGCAGATTGAAGAGGCGACGCGCCAGATCCAGGCGGAAGTAGGTCACATCCGCACCGCCATCAAGATCGACTACGAAGCGGCGTTGGCGCAGGAAGGGCTGCTTAAGAACAGGATCTCGGGGCTGAAGGGCGACGTGCTCGATCTGCAGTCGCGTTCGATCCAGTACAACATCCTCAAGCGCGAAGCCGGGAAGAATCGCGAGCTGTACGATGCGCTGCTGCAGCGATACAAGGAAATCGGTGTTGCCGGAAGTATCGGTGCCAACAACATTTCGATCATCGACAAGGCCATGCCGCCCGACAAGGCGGCCTTCCCGCGAAGGCTCCTCAATACTGCGATCGGCCTGGTGGTCGGCTTGCTTCTTGGGGTGATGCTCGCGTTCCTCGTGCACTTTCTCGATAACACCGTCCACGACACGAAGCGCCTCGAGGATCTCACGGGCCTTCCGGTGCTTGGTGCGATCCCGCGTTTGGGAGAGGGCGAATCTCCGTCCGCGGCGTCCGCCGATCTTCGATCGCCGTTCTCGGAAGCTTATCGTTCAGTGCGAACAGCCCTGCAGTTCGCTACGACCCACGGGTTGCCGCGTAGCATGTTGATCACGAGCGCGGGGCCGTCCGAAGGAAAGAGCACCTCGGCACTCGAGCTGGCGCACAACATCGCGCAATTGGGCAAGCGCGTCGTGCTGGTGGATGCGGACCTTCGCGGCGCTTCCCTTCACAAGACATTGGGAATTCCGGCCGCAAAGGGGCTTTCCAGTCTCCTGTCTGGCGCTTGCAGTCCGTGGGATGCGGTACAGGAGCTTAGGGATCGAAGGTTCAGCGTGATTCCGTCTGGGCCTCTGCCGCCAAATCCGCCCGAGCTGCTGGGTGGCGGGGCACTTCCTTCCCTGCTGCAACAGCTTTACGAACGGTTCGACGTGGTCGTACTGGACGGACCGCCGGTTCTGGGGCTGGCCGATGCACCGCTCCTGGCCAATCATGCTGAAGCGACGCTGCTGATTGCCGCGGCCGAGTCGACACGCAGTGATGCCTTGCGCGCAGCGCTCCAGCGCTTGCAGTTTGCGCGAGCGCGTCTCGTAGGCACAGTTCTCACGCGATTCAACCAAGATCGCAGTGACAAGAGCTACGGCTACGGCTCCTACGAGTACGGCGGCAGTGCTGCCTGA